A single genomic interval of Flavobacteriales bacterium harbors:
- a CDS encoding DUF898 domain-containing protein, translating into MELLTPQRRLAFKGQGGDLFAVLIVNWLLTMVTLGLYYPWAKVRRLKYYYEHTELDDHPFHFHGTGREMFIGFIKAVGLLALLYGAFFGLAMLQEAWASVLGFLVLFGGLLLLLPLIIHGTYRYRMSRSSWRGIHFGYRGDRNELYRICLRDGLLTLVTLGIYGSWFTINLRNYVMSHVRWGSSQFAYKGDGLDFFLMNLKGYFLTLFTLGIYGFWWQKDMFHYYVDHLSWTFTDGKRLQFKGTATGGGFFGLIITNVLLVIFTLGIGYAWAEVRTMRYILANITLVGDADLNNVAQTEQEHKGALAEELGDLMDIGIFL; encoded by the coding sequence ATGGAACTCCTCACGCCACAACGCCGCCTGGCCTTCAAGGGTCAGGGCGGCGACCTCTTCGCGGTGCTCATCGTCAACTGGCTGCTCACCATGGTCACCCTGGGCCTGTACTACCCGTGGGCCAAGGTGCGCCGCCTCAAGTACTACTATGAGCACACCGAGCTGGACGATCATCCCTTCCACTTCCACGGCACGGGGCGCGAGATGTTCATCGGCTTCATCAAGGCGGTTGGGCTGCTGGCGCTGCTCTATGGGGCCTTCTTCGGGCTGGCCATGCTGCAGGAGGCCTGGGCCAGCGTGCTGGGCTTCCTGGTGCTCTTCGGCGGCCTGTTGCTGCTGCTGCCGCTCATCATCCACGGCACCTACCGCTACCGCATGAGCCGTAGCAGCTGGCGCGGCATCCACTTCGGTTACCGGGGCGATCGCAACGAGCTCTACCGCATCTGCCTGCGCGACGGCCTGCTCACGCTCGTCACCCTGGGCATCTACGGCAGCTGGTTCACCATCAACCTGCGCAACTACGTGATGAGCCATGTGCGCTGGGGCAGCTCGCAGTTCGCCTACAAGGGCGATGGCCTCGACTTCTTCCTGATGAACCTGAAGGGCTACTTCCTCACCCTGTTCACCCTGGGCATCTACGGCTTCTGGTGGCAGAAGGACATGTTCCACTACTACGTGGACCACCTGAGCTGGACCTTCACCGATGGGAAGCGCCTGCAGTTCAAGGGCACGGCCACCGGGGGCGGCTTCTTCGGGCTGATCATCACCAACGTGCTGCTGGTGATCTTCACCCTGGGCATCGGCTACGCGTGGGCCGAGGTGCGCACCATGCGCTACATCCTGGCGAACATCACCCTGGTGGGCGATGCCGACCTCAACAACGTGGCGCAGACCGAACAGGAGCACAAGGGCGCGCTGGCCGAGGAGCTGGGCGACCTGATGGACATCGGCATCTTCCTGTGA
- a CDS encoding M48 family metallopeptidase has product MNDGVEAVLYDGVSSRPLEARVSVREPNALVVEHGGERFTWPLEHAGMQWERTRDTLRITFGEFPRRVLIVRDPLFIRSFVLRMRYTGRQGVYDRMLGLARSGPMLFFLGVAVLLVASYVWLLPWAAEGVAMLMPRTVDRQLGEAAWGTMVRSLDEDTARSRTLQRFGEALQFSPDHPLTFHVVDDEQVNAFALPGGHIVVFTGILERMDRPEELAALLAHEGTHVQERHSTRMLMRQLASYVFLSLIIGDASAIAAVVAEHADNVRNLSYSRGLETDADRHGMERMHARGVDPHGMVDLLKLLQEEAVDMPAAMEFLSSHPLTAERVAEAERLAAKLGTPAVARPPLDGLFQALREEEEEVVSEEVVAE; this is encoded by the coding sequence GTGAACGACGGGGTGGAGGCCGTCCTGTACGACGGCGTGAGCAGCAGGCCACTGGAGGCCCGCGTGAGCGTGCGCGAGCCGAACGCGCTGGTGGTGGAGCACGGCGGCGAGCGCTTCACCTGGCCGCTGGAGCACGCCGGCATGCAGTGGGAGCGCACGCGCGACACGCTGCGCATCACCTTCGGCGAGTTCCCGCGGCGGGTGCTGATCGTGCGCGATCCGCTCTTCATCAGGAGCTTCGTGCTGCGCATGCGGTACACCGGCCGCCAGGGCGTGTACGACCGCATGCTGGGCCTGGCGCGCAGCGGTCCAATGCTCTTCTTCCTGGGCGTGGCGGTGCTGCTGGTGGCCAGCTACGTGTGGCTGCTGCCGTGGGCCGCCGAGGGGGTGGCCATGCTGATGCCGCGCACGGTGGACCGGCAGCTGGGCGAGGCCGCCTGGGGCACCATGGTGCGCTCGCTGGACGAGGACACCGCGCGCAGCCGCACCCTGCAGCGCTTCGGCGAGGCCCTGCAGTTCAGCCCGGACCACCCGCTCACCTTCCACGTGGTGGACGACGAACAGGTGAACGCCTTCGCCCTGCCCGGCGGGCACATCGTGGTGTTCACCGGCATCCTGGAGCGCATGGACCGGCCCGAGGAGCTGGCTGCGCTGCTCGCGCACGAAGGCACGCACGTGCAGGAGCGCCACAGCACGCGCATGCTGATGCGGCAGCTGGCGAGCTACGTCTTCCTCAGCCTCATCATCGGCGATGCCAGCGCCATCGCGGCCGTGGTGGCCGAGCATGCGGACAATGTGCGCAACCTGTCGTACTCGCGCGGACTGGAGACGGATGCCGACCGCCATGGCATGGAGCGAATGCACGCCCGGGGCGTGGACCCCCATGGCATGGTGGACCTGCTGAAGCTGTTGCAGGAGGAGGCTGTGGACATGCCGGCGGCCATGGAGTTCCTCAGCAGCCATCCGCTCACCGCTGAACGGGTGGCCGAGGCCGAGCGCCTGGCGGCGAAGCTGGGGACACCTGCTGTCGCGCGGCCCCCGCTGGACGGGCTGTTCCAGGCGCTGCGGGAGGAGGAGGAGGAAGTGGTCTCGGAGGAGGTGGTGGCGGAGTAG
- the aspS gene encoding aspartate--tRNA ligase codes for MYRTHTCGELRLTDATKTVTLAGWVQRARDLGGMTFVDLRDRFGITQLSFNMERDKGLCEQARQLGREFVVQATGTVRERESKNAHMPTGEIELIVTELKVLNAAKTPPFTMEEETDGGDELRMKYRYLDLRRANIRRNFELRHRMAIEVRNYLSAQHFLEVETPVLIKSTPEGARDFVVPSRMNAGEFYALPQSPQTFKQLLMVAGFDRYFQLVKCFRDEDLRQDRQPEFTQIDCEMAFVEQEDILNTFEGLAKHLFQAIHGITFDGPFPRMSFDEAMSGYGCDKPDLRFGMKFHEMNDLVHGKGFKVFDEAELVVGINAEGCAGWTRKQTDALIDFVKRPQIGATGIVFVKWTEEGLKSTVDKFFTPEQLQHWAARFGMKQGDLLCVMAGKADKTRKQLNELRLHLGDQLGLRDPKVFKPLWVIDFPLLEQDEETGRWHAMHHPFTAPKPEDAQKLFDQQDLGRVRANAYDLVINGTEIGGGSIRIHDRAMQEAMFRVLGFTDEDARYKFGFLMDAFEYGAPPHGGAAFGFDRWVALFGHRTDIREFIAFPKNNAGRDTMIDAPSRIDQEQLKELGIAVKG; via the coding sequence ATGTACCGTACGCACACCTGCGGCGAGCTTCGCCTCACCGACGCCACCAAGACCGTGACCCTCGCCGGATGGGTCCAACGCGCCCGCGACCTCGGCGGCATGACCTTCGTGGACCTGCGCGACCGCTTCGGCATCACCCAGCTCAGCTTCAACATGGAGCGCGACAAGGGGCTGTGCGAGCAGGCGCGCCAGCTGGGCCGCGAGTTCGTGGTGCAGGCCACCGGCACCGTGCGCGAGCGCGAGAGCAAGAACGCCCACATGCCCACCGGCGAGATCGAGCTCATCGTCACCGAACTGAAGGTGCTGAACGCCGCGAAGACGCCGCCCTTCACCATGGAGGAGGAGACCGACGGCGGCGACGAGCTGCGGATGAAATACCGCTACCTCGACCTGCGCCGCGCCAACATCCGCCGCAACTTCGAGCTGCGCCACCGCATGGCCATCGAGGTGCGCAACTACCTCAGCGCACAGCATTTCCTGGAGGTGGAAACACCCGTGCTCATCAAGAGCACACCCGAGGGGGCCCGCGACTTCGTGGTGCCGAGCCGCATGAACGCGGGTGAGTTCTACGCGCTGCCCCAAAGCCCGCAGACCTTCAAGCAGCTGCTGATGGTGGCCGGCTTCGACCGCTACTTCCAGCTGGTGAAGTGCTTCCGCGACGAGGACCTGCGCCAGGACCGCCAGCCCGAGTTCACGCAGATCGACTGCGAGATGGCCTTCGTGGAACAGGAGGACATCCTGAACACCTTCGAGGGCCTGGCGAAGCACCTGTTCCAGGCGATCCACGGCATCACCTTCGATGGCCCCTTCCCGCGCATGAGCTTCGACGAGGCCATGAGCGGCTACGGCTGCGACAAGCCCGACCTGCGCTTCGGGATGAAGTTCCACGAGATGAACGACCTCGTACACGGGAAGGGGTTCAAGGTCTTCGACGAGGCCGAACTGGTGGTGGGCATCAATGCCGAAGGCTGCGCCGGCTGGACCCGCAAGCAGACCGATGCGCTCATCGACTTCGTGAAGCGCCCGCAGATCGGGGCCACGGGAATCGTGTTCGTGAAGTGGACCGAGGAGGGCCTGAAGAGCACGGTGGACAAGTTCTTCACGCCGGAACAGCTCCAGCATTGGGCCGCACGCTTCGGCATGAAGCAAGGCGACCTGCTCTGCGTCATGGCAGGCAAGGCCGACAAGACCCGCAAGCAACTGAACGAGCTGCGCCTGCACCTGGGCGACCAGCTCGGCCTGCGCGACCCCAAGGTGTTCAAGCCGCTGTGGGTGATCGACTTCCCCCTGCTGGAGCAGGACGAGGAGACCGGACGCTGGCACGCCATGCACCATCCGTTCACCGCACCTAAGCCCGAGGATGCGCAGAAGCTCTTCGACCAGCAGGACCTCGGCCGCGTGCGCGCCAACGCCTACGACCTGGTGATCAACGGCACGGAGATCGGCGGCGGCAGCATCCGCATCCACGACCGCGCCATGCAGGAGGCCATGTTCCGCGTACTGGGCTTCACCGACGAGGACGCCCGCTACAAGTTCGGCTTCCTGATGGACGCCTTCGAGTACGGCGCACCTCCGCACGGCGGCGCGGCCTTCGGCTTCGACCGCTGGGTGGCGCTCTTCGGCCACCGCACGGACATTCGCGAGTTCATCGCCTTCCCCAAGAACAACGCGGGCCGCGACACCATGATCGACGCGCCGAGCCGGATCGATCAGGAACAGCTGAAGGAGCTGGGGATCGCGGTGAAGGGGTGA
- a CDS encoding polyphosphate kinase 2 family protein, translated as MKHLLNDPRLVVDTPGHFRLKDHVTDLPEEGDKKELKERLEKDRERISDLQELLYAGGRHALLLIFQAMDAAGKDSAIRHVMSGVNPQGVRVWSFKAPSSLERSHDFLWRHVQAVPERGHIGIHNRSHYEEVLVTRVHPQFILGQNIPGVSSVKDIDEAFWSARCEAITAWEKQLAASGTVIMKFYLHMSRAAQKKRFLERIDDPAKHWKFNPNDVAERAHWDAYMHAYEQAIGATAAPHAPWYIIPADEQWESRALVGRLIRERLEALDLRPPKSDPAVVDALASCRAALMAE; from the coding sequence ATGAAGCACCTGCTGAACGACCCGCGCCTGGTGGTGGACACCCCGGGGCATTTCCGCCTGAAGGACCATGTGACGGACCTGCCCGAGGAGGGGGACAAAAAGGAGCTGAAGGAGCGGTTGGAGAAGGACCGTGAGCGCATCAGCGACCTTCAGGAACTGCTGTACGCCGGGGGGCGCCATGCGTTGCTGCTCATCTTCCAGGCGATGGACGCGGCCGGCAAGGATTCCGCGATCCGGCATGTGATGAGCGGCGTGAACCCGCAGGGTGTCCGCGTGTGGAGCTTCAAGGCGCCGAGCTCGCTGGAGCGGAGCCACGATTTCCTCTGGCGGCATGTCCAGGCGGTACCCGAGCGCGGCCACATCGGCATCCACAACCGCAGCCACTACGAGGAGGTGCTGGTGACCCGGGTGCATCCGCAGTTCATCCTGGGGCAGAACATCCCCGGCGTGAGCAGCGTGAAGGACATCGACGAGGCCTTTTGGAGCGCACGCTGCGAAGCGATCACCGCTTGGGAGAAGCAGCTGGCCGCGAGCGGCACGGTGATCATGAAGTTCTACCTGCACATGAGCCGGGCCGCGCAGAAGAAGCGCTTCCTGGAGCGCATCGACGACCCGGCCAAGCACTGGAAGTTCAACCCGAACGATGTGGCGGAGCGGGCCCATTGGGACGCCTACATGCACGCCTACGAACAGGCCATCGGGGCCACGGCCGCACCTCATGCGCCGTGGTACATCATCCCCGCCGATGAGCAGTGGGAGAGCCGGGCCTTGGTGGGACGGCTGATCCGCGAGCGGCTCGAAGCCCTCGACCTGCGGCCTCCGAAGTCCGACCCGGCGGTGGTGGATGCCCTGGCCTCCTGCCGCGCCGCCCTGATGGCCGAATGA
- a CDS encoding low affinity iron permease family protein has translation MVPRVNSPFTRFAKRVSLVTGRPVTFILAMVVILAWGITGPLFGFSDTWQLVINTGTTIVTFLMVFLIQNTQNRDTEALQIKLDELIRVQQEANNALLDLEELDDDELERIRAIYLALAREQRERDG, from the coding sequence ATGGTCCCAAGGGTCAATTCTCCGTTCACACGCTTCGCCAAGCGGGTCTCGCTCGTCACTGGCAGGCCGGTCACCTTCATCCTGGCCATGGTGGTCATCCTGGCCTGGGGCATCACCGGGCCGTTGTTCGGGTTCAGCGACACCTGGCAGCTGGTGATCAACACGGGCACCACCATCGTCACCTTCCTGATGGTGTTCCTGATCCAGAACACGCAGAACCGCGACACCGAGGCGCTGCAGATCAAGCTGGATGAATTGATCCGCGTCCAACAGGAAGCGAACAACGCGTTGCTCGATCTGGAGGAGCTGGATGACGATGAGCTGGAGCGGATCCGCGCGATCTATCTGGCCTTGGCCCGGGAGCAACGGGAGCGGGATGGATGA
- a CDS encoding TetR/AcrR family transcriptional regulator: MAEHKITTKGQEKRERILSTALDLFNRYGIEYVGVREIAKALHMRPGHLTYYFPDKERIVLAIGQGLAAANDAIYPNGEVRSLAEFFRRFKALLSNHVHYRCLLTSITRALERDPRMRRGYAARQERRMNDLRACFRALVAAGELRRLTKAEEDHLVACCSLISRGWVVEAVASGFDPADRIPHYLGMLRMIFAVYKAGA; the protein is encoded by the coding sequence ATGGCGGAACACAAGATCACGACCAAGGGGCAGGAGAAACGCGAACGGATCCTGTCGACAGCCCTGGACCTGTTCAACAGGTATGGCATCGAGTACGTGGGTGTGCGGGAGATCGCGAAGGCCCTGCACATGCGACCGGGCCACCTCACCTACTACTTCCCGGACAAGGAGCGCATCGTTCTGGCGATCGGGCAGGGCCTCGCCGCCGCCAATGATGCCATCTACCCGAACGGCGAGGTGCGCTCGCTGGCGGAGTTCTTCCGGCGTTTCAAAGCCCTCCTTTCCAACCATGTGCACTACCGCTGCCTGCTCACCAGCATCACCCGGGCGCTGGAGCGCGATCCGCGGATGCGCCGGGGCTATGCCGCACGGCAGGAGCGACGGATGAACGACCTGCGTGCTTGCTTCCGCGCTCTGGTCGCCGCCGGCGAACTGCGCCGGCTCACCAAGGCGGAGGAGGATCACCTGGTCGCCTGTTGCAGCCTCATCTCGCGGGGGTGGGTGGTGGAGGCCGTGGCTTCCGGCTTCGACCCGGCGGACCGGATCCCTCACTACCTCGGCATGCTGCGCATGATCTTCGCTGTGTACAAGGCCGGGGCCTGA
- a CDS encoding cupin domain-containing protein, with translation MNYERPHVIESGAGEQITFVRIEKDPKGDKLIVENLVRPGSGPPMHVHHRQAESLTVVSGRIGVQVLGQEPSEHGPGETVTFAAGVPHKFWAAGSEPLRCTGWIQPADNVEYFLTELYRSTRENGGQRPKDFDGAYLGMRYAGEFDILEVPGFVKKVIWPLTVFFGRLAGKHKRYADAPEPVV, from the coding sequence ATGAACTACGAACGCCCTCATGTGATCGAAAGCGGGGCGGGTGAGCAGATCACCTTCGTCCGCATCGAGAAGGACCCGAAAGGGGACAAGCTCATCGTGGAGAACCTCGTGCGGCCTGGGTCCGGTCCGCCGATGCACGTCCACCACCGGCAGGCGGAATCGCTCACCGTGGTCAGCGGTCGGATCGGCGTGCAGGTGCTGGGCCAGGAGCCGAGCGAGCACGGACCCGGCGAGACCGTGACGTTCGCCGCCGGTGTGCCCCACAAGTTCTGGGCGGCCGGGAGCGAACCCCTGCGATGCACCGGATGGATCCAGCCGGCCGACAACGTGGAGTACTTCCTCACCGAGCTCTACCGCAGCACTCGGGAGAACGGCGGCCAGCGGCCCAAGGATTTCGATGGTGCCTACCTGGGCATGCGCTACGCCGGTGAGTTCGACATCCTGGAGGTGCCGGGCTTCGTGAAGAAGGTGATCTGGCCCCTCACGGTGTTCTTCGGCAGGCTGGCGGGCAAGCACAAGCGCTACGCGGACGCGCCGGAGCCGGTGGTGTGA
- a CDS encoding AraC family transcriptional regulator yields MRKLKFDRNRYGNGLLIDSADMSTFDGSIVEAVPDFHVIGVIEKGDGSMHIGEHRVKVRPGTIITISPGLPVDLGGCAFGRATWIFFEAGFLDILFEEAHFTYKFSFFNDLSSAPALRPGKRSFRACAGLSREIHDELRTPSGDSEAFLRAALQLLLVRLQRAHAVHGKHDGGVVNDARIQRLRYLLANKVTELRTVEVIAEELGISRGHLHKLAQRHFGRSAKQLIEDHRMLHARRALLFSDADVATIAFGLGYTDPSNFARSFRRHMGMAPAAYRTQATK; encoded by the coding sequence ATGCGCAAACTGAAGTTCGACCGCAACCGCTACGGCAACGGGTTGTTGATCGATTCGGCCGACATGTCCACCTTCGATGGCAGCATCGTGGAGGCGGTGCCGGATTTCCACGTGATCGGCGTCATCGAAAAGGGTGATGGCTCCATGCACATCGGCGAGCATCGGGTGAAAGTCCGTCCCGGCACGATCATCACCATCAGCCCCGGCCTGCCGGTGGACCTGGGCGGCTGCGCGTTCGGCCGTGCCACGTGGATCTTCTTCGAGGCCGGTTTCCTGGACATCCTGTTCGAGGAGGCCCATTTCACCTACAAGTTCAGCTTCTTCAACGACCTGTCCAGTGCTCCTGCCTTGCGTCCCGGCAAGCGGTCGTTCCGGGCATGCGCCGGCCTGTCGCGGGAGATCCACGACGAACTGCGCACGCCTTCGGGGGACAGTGAAGCGTTCCTGCGGGCCGCGCTCCAGCTGTTGCTGGTGCGGCTTCAGCGGGCGCATGCGGTGCATGGGAAGCACGACGGTGGTGTGGTCAACGACGCGCGGATCCAACGGCTTCGCTATCTGCTGGCCAATAAAGTGACCGAACTGCGCACGGTGGAGGTCATCGCGGAGGAGCTGGGGATCAGTCGCGGCCATCTGCACAAACTGGCGCAACGGCACTTCGGTCGATCGGCGAAACAGCTGATCGAGGATCACCGCATGCTGCACGCGCGCCGGGCCTTGCTGTTCTCCGACGCCGATGTGGCCACCATCGCCTTCGGCCTGGGCTACACCGACCCCAGCAATTTCGCCCGCTCGTTCCGCCGGCACATGGGCATGGCCCCCGCCGCCTACCGCACGCAGGCGACAAAGTGA
- a CDS encoding T9SS type A sorting domain-containing protein produces the protein MPDRSPYTSFIVRTALLLLSNTPDALAADAQAVLAINLIASQDEDCHLANGSLEVEATGGVPPYTYTWSNGTTGPLNTGLAAGNYTVTVVDGNLDQAQQTYTVGNDSWLPFSNGNFPAQDGHANCPGNCLGQYRIIESGFPGTPPYSYSEPVAGYDSFGHPFFFELGACGGDEVTLTVWDANGCTGDVTVAIVEPQLGAPAWAVSNLNGACGGLPNGSVTMTNVYNGGFFANPELELYDANWNLVNTRYNAGVNETFNNLLPGHYTAKRAWVSAGYQYTAYPCNGDTLGFDIPFLGMACDVLSGTVYLDGDLDCVKETGEPGLANTVLEILPGPHYAITGNNGSYSINLTNGAYTLDQTQPSLLAICPPVMPAPFTMSGTPITLDIADTLDPGLDLSVTALGSLARPGFQSVHYLQAKNQSPQVSGPLTLRYLPDPTLVFQNADLTPDQQLGDTLEWSFPPLNPFQTLNITVFLDVPVGTPIGQALTSTCWLSNPLPEITLSNNTFELEQTVTAGYDPNDKLVRTSTGWSDTQYVIGSDAWLEYTIRFQNTGTDTAFIVVITDTLGIDLDQATYEQGQASHPFEVEFLPGRMVQWTFPNILLPDSGTNEPASHGLVQFRIRPTQPELPGTVIMNAADIFFDFNPPVRTNDAVVTLETSTRVADGHHTSLGLAPNPAFDQVTLSAGGHAMEHVEILDMSGRTIRSNGFAPALSVVVPLDGMPDGIYLVRVMLSDGSVLHSCLVKG, from the coding sequence TGCCCGACCGATCTCCATACACGAGCTTCATTGTACGGACCGCTCTTCTGTTATTGTCCAACACGCCGGACGCGTTGGCAGCGGACGCGCAGGCTGTGCTCGCCATCAACCTGATCGCCTCGCAGGATGAGGACTGCCACCTGGCGAACGGGTCCCTGGAAGTGGAGGCCACAGGAGGGGTGCCGCCCTACACCTACACCTGGAGCAATGGCACCACCGGACCCTTGAACACCGGGCTCGCCGCAGGCAACTACACCGTGACCGTGGTGGACGGGAACCTGGACCAGGCACAGCAGACCTACACCGTGGGGAACGACTCGTGGCTGCCGTTCAGCAATGGCAACTTCCCCGCGCAGGACGGGCATGCCAACTGCCCGGGAAACTGCCTGGGCCAGTATCGGATCATTGAGAGCGGATTCCCTGGAACCCCACCGTACAGCTACAGCGAGCCCGTTGCCGGCTACGACTCCTTCGGCCACCCGTTCTTCTTCGAGCTCGGTGCCTGTGGAGGCGATGAGGTGACACTGACCGTGTGGGATGCGAACGGATGTACCGGTGATGTGACCGTGGCGATCGTCGAACCACAGCTCGGCGCGCCCGCCTGGGCGGTGAGCAACCTGAACGGCGCCTGTGGAGGCCTGCCCAACGGCTCGGTGACGATGACGAACGTGTACAACGGTGGATTCTTCGCGAACCCTGAACTGGAGCTGTACGATGCCAACTGGAACCTGGTGAACACCCGGTACAATGCCGGGGTGAACGAGACCTTCAACAACCTGCTGCCCGGCCACTACACGGCCAAACGGGCGTGGGTATCCGCTGGCTACCAATACACGGCCTACCCCTGCAATGGGGACACCTTGGGATTCGACATCCCGTTCCTGGGCATGGCCTGCGATGTGTTGAGCGGAACGGTCTACCTGGATGGCGATCTCGATTGTGTGAAGGAGACCGGCGAGCCCGGCCTGGCGAACACGGTGTTGGAGATCCTGCCCGGACCACACTACGCCATCACCGGCAACAACGGTTCTTACAGCATCAACCTGACCAACGGTGCCTACACGCTGGACCAGACACAACCCTCGCTGCTGGCCATTTGTCCGCCCGTGATGCCCGCCCCGTTCACCATGAGCGGGACGCCGATCACCCTGGACATTGCAGACACCCTGGACCCGGGCCTGGACCTGTCCGTGACCGCGCTCGGGAGCCTGGCCCGTCCGGGCTTTCAGTCCGTGCACTACCTGCAGGCGAAGAACCAGAGCCCGCAGGTGAGCGGTCCTCTGACCCTGCGCTACCTGCCGGACCCCACCCTGGTGTTCCAGAACGCGGACCTGACACCGGACCAACAACTCGGGGACACCCTGGAGTGGAGCTTCCCCCCGCTGAACCCGTTCCAGACCTTGAACATCACCGTGTTCCTGGACGTGCCCGTGGGTACCCCGATCGGACAGGCGCTCACCAGCACCTGCTGGCTCTCCAACCCGTTGCCAGAGATCACCCTCAGCAACAACACCTTCGAGCTGGAGCAGACGGTGACGGCCGGCTACGACCCCAATGACAAGCTCGTGCGGACGAGCACCGGATGGAGCGATACGCAGTACGTGATCGGTTCGGACGCCTGGCTGGAGTATACCATCCGCTTCCAGAACACAGGCACCGACACCGCCTTCATCGTGGTGATCACGGACACGCTGGGCATCGACCTTGACCAGGCCACCTACGAACAGGGCCAGGCCTCGCACCCCTTCGAGGTGGAGTTCCTTCCGGGCCGAATGGTGCAGTGGACGTTCCCGAACATCCTGCTGCCGGACAGCGGCACCAACGAACCGGCCAGCCATGGTCTGGTGCAGTTCAGGATACGGCCCACGCAGCCTGAACTCCCGGGCACGGTGATCATGAACGCGGCGGACATCTTCTTCGACTTCAATCCACCGGTGCGCACCAACGATGCCGTGGTGACCCTGGAGACCAGTACGCGTGTGGCGGATGGCCACCACACGTCCCTTGGCCTCGCACCCAATCCGGCATTCGACCAAGTGACCCTATCAGCCGGGGGCCATGCCATGGAACACGTGGAGATCCTGGACATGAGCGGGCGCACCATTCGCAGCAATGGCTTTGCACCAGCCTTGTCCGTAGTCGTGCCCTTGGACGGAATGCCCGATGGGATCTACTTGGTCAGGGTGATGCTCAGCGACGGGTCGGTCCTGCACTCCTGTCTTGTGAAAGGGTGA